GAAAATTTTGGAAGTTCGAAAAAGCTATAATTACTTGAGCAAAAACAAATTATTCACTATCATGTCAACAACAGAACGGACATTATTTGGATAGAActacccaagaaaaaaaaattacaaatacatGACAAAAACAACACAAAATTTGCAAGACATCTAGCACACCAGAAAAGACATCTAAGAGGGTTACTTCTCACCAAGGGGAAATATAGGGTAACCCAAAAAGCGAACAGATGCAGGAAAAATTGCCCTCTTAGGTTACTTGGGCAGCCCCGTTTCAGGATCAAGGAGAGCCTGACTTTTATCAGAAAGCAAAACAGGCCCTCTCCCTGGCTTTGTGCAGATGAAATAACTAACATCACCTTTGTACTTCCGGGCTGGATCGTTATCCTTGATTTCTGGAGGTGGCGGCAAAGCTTCCACATCCTTCATCCCCTTAAGCCCAGCATCTTGTAGTATCGATTTATCACCAATAACATAACTACAGAAAAAGAAAGGAACTATCAGAATACTCGTTTTTGTATGTGCCTTCTAGAGCTCTTCAGATTTGCACTCGTATTTCACCAGTGCCATTGACACCACTTCTATTGCAAAAATTATATCTAAAAGCAAAATACCTGTTCAAATCAGTATCCTCATGTGGAGGGAAGTAGAAGAGCAGCCTTTGAAGCAAAGCTGCAGCAACCTTCCTGTTACGTGCAATTAGAACTGCATTTGGCCCAGCATCAAAAGTATACGCTACCTGTCAAAGATCTCAAAACAAGTCAAGGTTTATGAGAAATCATGGCAACACAATTAGAGCTCATAAATATTCTCATCTTATCTAAAGACCAGACCAATGGAGTTCCAGCAGGAACTCAAAGTGGAATTGACATGATAACTGGACCTAGTGAAAGGGCTCAATCCATCCAGCTCCAGGTAAACTGACATTCCAGTGCCCCTTGAATACATAAAGGTGCCTTGACATTGGTCTGCTTTTTCAACAGGAATGGAAACATTTTTGAGAGACCAATGGCAATAACAAAGAAGATTAACACACATCACAAATGATCAAGTGCCCCTAGAATCAAAAAATATTTGAGTATACAAGCTTTGAAtctcttacaaagaattcataccaatatttaccaaaccattaatTTGTACAAGGCCAAGCAAAACTGCTattttttttagctttttttGGGAGGGAGAGCGAGAGAGCTGTAGGTCTGCATAGTTGCCCCATCAGttttgtaattatttatgttCGCAATAAGAATACAGTTACTACAACCAAGTTATAAAGATTGAAATGCACTCATATCTTGGAAGTTAAATCCATCCAAAATTCCTCTTAAGAGGAAACAGaagcaacaacaacaagcctcaaCCACTAGGTAGGGTCGGCTACATGAGAGGAAGATACATAAAATTTATGTCAACTTTAGCACATTAAAAGTGGACAAGGATTAGTGAATGAGGCAGAaggaaaaaataaacaaataaataaataaacaaacctGAGGTGTTTCTTCAGAACGATTCCACTTCTCAACATAGCTGATTATCCTGAAACAATAGTAGGCCAAAATCAGAAGCATGTTTTAATGATGCTGAAAGaccaattaaataaattaaaatatttggtGCTGCTTAAAATTCAGGAATAGAGAAGGCAGAAAACAAGACTTGCCTGTTGGATGTATCATTCATGTAGAATATAGGGGGAGAAGAATCCAGGCAGACTGCATGAAACTGGTTACTGTCAGCACAAGTCAGCTGTGCAAAAGATGGAAAATCACGGTTTCTGATGGCTTCTTCCATTTGAAGTATGCGTTTTGGAACTACTTCCTATGGAACAAGAAATATAAAACATCAAAAAAGTTATATCCAACTTCCAACAAACTCAAAAAAATAGAAACCAAAAGTTGACACATACTCCCAAAGAAAACTGGTCATAAAACCATAAAAGTTCAAACGCATAATTATTTagaaataatgaaaaacccaAAAACTGCAAACAATAGGAATCTCATTAAAGATGAAACAATATAGGCATTGTAGAAGTGATTAAAAATAAAGGATGAAAAGAACCTTAGCTCTATGCTGTAAAAGCAAACTTGTTTTAACACTTTCACGCATTCCTGTAGTACTACTAGTTTCCTTCTGCCTCGAGCTTACCTAGAATCAGAACTCAGATTAGTattgcaaaaatgaactgatgcaAGAGAGAGCATGGGCCAAGAAATTTGTTGAAGTTTCTTCACATGAACGTTATACAATGTGCCCTTCAAGCTATGTAATTCAACATATTATTATGAATGCAGCAGCGCACATGACACAAGAGACAATAATTTGTCACAaccaataaaaaaatacaaaaatagatTAAGTATCAGCTTTTCTTTAAGGGCTGGTTCAACGGAATAGCTATTCattggaataagatggaatataatttaaattttggcaatcaagggaatagttattccttatatgtttctaattatttcattcaacatgtaataagaaagggaTAAACATCCCCATgataaaatttggaaatagttgTTCCTTATCTATTACGTATTATGCACTAATAAAATttttcacattgttatttgttttataataacaacataatttcttgtataattaattgtaactaacctactaAAATTAATCTATTCGTAAATGAAATGTAAATTTCTGTCattaataataactgaaaaaaaaaaaaccaaggcAATAAACAACTTGGAAGCAGCAGAATGAGATCATGTTAGAAACAAGTTTCAGTATATTATTGACAATGGTCTGACAGTCGTACACAGAATGCAACTATTAAAACAGGGCAACTTTTAAACATCTAAAATTAACTTACAACTTCAAACTCAGAGAGTAGAGAGGCTAAATTGATAAGAAACCTAGGGGCTGTTTAGAATCATTTTCGTTttccattttttgtttttgtaatttgttgcAATACAGTGAAGAAATGGCGATGACAGTGCATTTGTCAATTGTCTATGTTTTGAGTTATTGTGGCAATTTGTTGGCACAATAATTTAGCATCCAGAATTTAATTGTGGATTAAATCAATTTGTACAGATTTGTTAATAAATTTAAAGTaaaatgaccatgtgaattttaataaaattaaagtaaaatattcataaattttctaaacatttgaaaaaattcataaaagacatttaaaaaatatttttcatgtttttcaattttcatatgcATTAGGTCTGTTCTTGGAGTACTAAAAAATGAGtttagaaatataataattatgtaaaaaattataattaagttATATTTTTGTTATAATATTTTCTGGTTTGCATTCTTttgcattttcattttttttaatcatattttttctttttcttttttattcaagGTCAAAAAATATGCATTCAATCaggttttaaatttgttttagtaTGACATATATTAACCAAATATTTAACTCattttcagtttttagtttctagtttctagtttttttttttttccctaaattttttacACCGATACCAAAAAGCCCCTTAGGTCGTCTGGTTTACAAAATGTCTTTTCCAAGGAATAAAATAGTCATAGTATAGAGATTGATAAGTCACAAAAGGAATAGAAATTTCATCATAAAGCAAATGATAATACAAAAGTCTTTTATTAATCCATTACATGAGAGAGACAAGGAATGATTATTCCCATATTTCTGAATACAACTTCCCATCTGATTCGATTGTAGATCAAACACGACAAACTTTAGCATGAGCTTCTTTCCCCTTTTTGTAATTAAATTATATCCCTATACAATTTCTTTTCTACTTGCACCTTACTCTTTTTTTGTGAACTGAACATAACATTAGAAATGAAAAAGTCTTTTTAGAAATACACACTATTACACATTCAAGTATATAACTTCACCACTGAAACAAGAAGCCATCTCATTTAAACACAAGAATGCAGTGTGGGGGAAAATTTTACATACCACAGCAATAACAATAACAAGATCATCCCAGTGCTTCTCATCTACAAGCTGAACAGCAATGCTATCACTTCCATTCTCATCCTGGCCAAATACAGACATGCAGAATCAGTGCCAAGCTTTCTAAATTGATGACACCAAAGATAAAGCTTGGGATTCAAACTTAGTAACTTACATTTCCCATGATCCACTTGACAAAGCCACCAAATAAACTGCGACAAGCACTGCCAGAACCTTGCCTGTACACATAAAAATCAgtaagcaaataaataaataattgattagTCAATAAATCAATTTCACTGCCAATATTTACTAGCATTCTCCGAATTCCCAACATGAAGACAACaataaaaaatagagaaagaTAGTATATGCACACACTTCAATTAATAGCGAAATACCTTGCAATAGCAGAAAGTTTCCCCTGATCTTCCTTCAAGTTCATCAACTTTCCAAGAGCAAAAACTGCAAGAGAAAATGAAATAATTAGTTACACAAACTCAGAATGGTTTTTTATCTAGAACACAACGAAGGCCAAAATAAACTATAAAGGAACCGTCGTGGACATATTACAAGTCCCAAGACAGACTTGCAGTGCGTGGCTGTAACAAAAGTATGGCAAAATTACAGTTGTTCCAGTCCAAGCAAAGACTAAGAATATACAAAATGCAGGGTTTCAAATCACTGTGGGACTCTAGTTTATCATGACAACAAACAACCTCTTAAATAGTCACAAGCGCATGTGTATAATCTCATGTTAATACCATAAATCTCTTTATCACAGCAAAGTAATACAAATATTAAAGAAAAGGGCGTCCCTGGGCTACAAGTCTCCCGCTTTGCAAGGGGAAGGGCAGGGTCAAGCATTACCCATTCTTTTATGCAGAGAAGTTGTCTCCTTGATCTCGAACCATGGCTAAAGTAATATACATATAATCAAAAAAATAGATTTTGAAATGGATATATTACCAAGACAAGCAAACCCAGCAGCAGAAGAAGCCAACCCAGCAGCAGTTGGAAAATTGTTATAGGAAGCAATATGTACATGCAATTTCTCCCAATCCTTTCTCACGATCTTAATACCCTTTTCCTCATCCTCAACATCGCTAGCTCGACTCCTAATTTCCCTCAAACAATTCTGATACCTACCGCCGGAGAGAGAAATTTCCTACAGTAACCAACAAACCCAAGATGAATCACAGTATTTGGAGAAAAAAACAATCACAACAAAAGAAAAACCCAAATGCTCTGTTTTCACATTAGAAATCCAAATTCTTCTGAACATTTCATTATTTGCAACCTAAGAAACAAAAAACCTCAAATTAAATATTCAACTCTCTGACTGAGCTGAAgagagtttttcttttcttttctgtccCCGCCCCaccttttacttttttttttttttttaacatggcAGAAGCCAAATAAATTAGGAACCCAggattcaaaaattgaaaaaaacataaaaatgaaatCAGAATTTTACCTTGCCATTGAGCCACATCCGATCTTTCTCAAAGCTAGGACTGACGGCCACGGTGGTGGTCGTGCACAGATGATTCGGATCCAGCGTAACACTGATACTGTCATTTACAGGCAAAATCAAGGTTTCATCTCTCTTGCCCCAGTATTTGATCACGGCAATATTGGTCGGCGTCTGGGCCGTCACCGTCAACACCCATTTCTGCGATTTATCGGCCATATCGAAGAACAGAGCAGATTCAAGTGAATTCAAATATATCTCATACGAAGAACGACGACACTGAATCTATGGAAACCCGAACTGGGACAGAGGGCGGTGGCAAGAAGATGCAGAGCGGACTACAAAACAATGTTCCGGACGATTTCCTCGAGGATGGTGACGGGAAAGAAAAAAAGCGGGAAAATGAaggaaaatgagagaaaatggAGAGAATCAACGATCAGCGCGAAAAGGGTACCAACATGAGATGGATTCGGACCAGATCTTACAGCTTCAAGGAAGTATCCTAGAGCCTAGAGGACATCACCAATAATGGCAGCCAAAATGGAAAAGGGGGGTTTATATAGGAAGAGGATGAGAGTGACGAAGCCCACTTTACTTCTTGATGATGGTTGAATGCTTGACGTATAGATGCGCAGGCTGCGTTTGAATACCTGAAAATTGAATGGCTTGAAAAACCCATGCAATGATTTCATCTTTCGGAAATTAATGTTGTCTTTATGAAAATTTAGGTTGTGGTTTGGGAAAATCAGTGTACTTTTACATTATTTTAATTcacccatatttaaatttaaaattttaaaataaataaataaatataatttttattgtttaaatttatgtttttgaaaatttagaaaaattttaagttAAATGAGAAAGAAGAGAACAAATAACATTTTAAGGAAAACAATATTATAATGTGAAACATTTTCAATACTGTAGTATTTTTCTCATCctatttttacaaaataaattataattataattaaaaataatcattCTAATTTTTAAGTCAAATAATATTCCACATAACTTTAAATGCTTGAGAAAATTTATCAAAAGGAAACTTACTagcttttgattttttatttttaatttcaatttttagtttttatttttataatcttttatagtgataccaaacaattctttatttaaaaatatgTCAAACTAATTGAATTAGGTATGAAAATGGGAGATAAATATTGGGTATTTTGAATCCACACTCATTAGccaataattttaataatttttttctcacAATAATAAGATGAAAATACAAATTTTTACCTTGTCCATTCTTGAATCTAtatttatatgaatttgattaaattataatataaaatttacggTTTATAAGTTaagttttttctttaaaaaaaaaaaacaaataattaaaggTAGCACGTGACGTACAGGGCCCAGTGTGAGAGAAAAATTGAGAAGGTATGGTACATAAATAAATTTGCACTACTGTAAAAGTGTTCTTGTACATTCATTTAGCTTTCTATTGTCCTTTCAaatacagttttttttttttttttttttttcccattgctGATAATGATTGATGGCAGCCTTTCCATCTTCACCAAATTGCTGTATAGCTTCTGTTAAAAGtgactaattaaaaaaaattaaatgataatagTTTGGGGATAACTCCCACTGCTTCAACTTATCCTTAACTCTTTTCAAACGATCGTGATTAAGGAACAATTCACAAAAATCGTTCGATTTTCAAACCGTAACAACATACATTAAACATGATAGTCTCTTATAATATAATCAAGagctaattttaaatttttaaaatttaaaagtaatTTCGTTATTGTTTAGATTGGATTAATAAATTTATGGAGAGACTAGGAAAAAAAAAGCAATTTTTATAGTGCTCACGAGCATAGTTTTTCAGTGCAATAAAGGTGTATAAAATTAAGAGAATGCATAATTTCCTATTACtgatttacttatttatttgcaacttaaaatttatatttaatttttttttggaataatataaaaaatcattttataaaataattccTTTTGTGCGCTGTCATAATTTGCACCCGAATACTAACCAAAAATGACTTGAAAGGCCCCAAATGACTAGTAAAGATTGGCCTATCTAAAAAATTATCTAATTCAACAAATTCAAATTGAAtaattcacaaaaatatttaagttaatTAATGGGTTCGATTTCCTTATAAATTGAATATGTGAGTTAAGATATGAATTTCATCGCAGTCCATATGATGAGAGttaaaaaaatgctaaaaaattcaaaaagtaaaacagaatcaaaagttaaaaattaaaagtAGCTTTTCACATTATTCTCAATATTAACTTTTAATTGTAGCTTTACATTTAATTAACTCTATTTttggatataataataataataataataataataataataataataatttagagTCATCCAACTAAATACGTTCAAGTGGTAAGGGTGAGATTCGACTTTAATGATGCTAAAGTCTTAAGTTTGATTTTTGACATTTAATAAATTACTATAAATGCATCAATGTGcatgattataaaaattaaaaaaataaaaaataaataatgataataatgatttggAGTGGCAGCACGTGGAGCTCATGGCCTCGTGGCGGGGGGTCAGCTCACGTGGGCTTAAGGCGAGACGTCCAATGCccagaaaatattataaaataaaataaaaaaaggaagaagCGTGGAGGATGAGGGCATTATTTTAAGACTTTTTGGAAGAGAGCAGCACAAGAAGACAAAGCCTCTGTTTGGTCTTTTctcaatagtaataataataagaaaaatctgAATgcataagaagaaaaataaaattgttcTATCCTAATGTTTTTTTCTTATAGGGATTCAAGAAATATACAATTTAATTGAAAGACCATACTCAATTCTTAGCCTCACTAATCAAAACCCAAAAGACGCGCACACCGAACTAAAGCTCCCAGCCAAAATTGGTCCATTTGAGTcgatatatgaatatatatatatattgaaggatttGAACCTAGTTCGAGAATCAAGAAGGGAACCACTCGGTCAA
This region of Malania oleifera isolate guangnan ecotype guangnan chromosome 10, ASM2987363v1, whole genome shotgun sequence genomic DNA includes:
- the LOC131165244 gene encoding diphosphomevalonate decarboxylase 2-like, which encodes MADKSQKWVLTVTAQTPTNIAVIKYWGKRDETLILPVNDSISVTLDPNHLCTTTTVAVSPSFEKDRMWLNGKEISLSGGRYQNCLREIRSRASDVEDEEKGIKIVRKDWEKLHVHIASYNNFPTAAGLASSAAGFACLVFALGKLMNLKEDQGKLSAIARQGSGSACRSLFGGFVKWIMGNDENGSDSIAVQLVDEKHWDDLVIVIAVVSSRQKETSSTTGMRESVKTSLLLQHRAKEVVPKRILQMEEAIRNRDFPSFAQLTCADSNQFHAVCLDSSPPIFYMNDTSNRIISYVEKWNRSEETPQVAYTFDAGPNAVLIARNRKVAAALLQRLLFYFPPHEDTDLNSYVIGDKSILQDAGLKGMKDVEALPPPPEIKDNDPARKYKGDVSYFICTKPGRGPVLLSDKSQALLDPETGLPK